The Chelonoidis abingdonii isolate Lonesome George chromosome 9, CheloAbing_2.0, whole genome shotgun sequence genome has a segment encoding these proteins:
- the DCUN1D3 gene encoding DCN1-like protein 3 produces the protein MGQCVTKCKNPSSTLGSKNGDRESSSKSHGKRSAVHKEEHTSVCAKSSGDILVNGTKKTDTALDSSQPPAFSGDAKKEPVSGTEESSVQRIGELFRRYKDEREDAILEEGMERFCNDLCVDPTEFKVLVLAWKFQAATMCKFTRKEFFEGCKAINADSIDGICSRFPSLLKEAKQEDKFKDLYRFTFQFGLDSEEGQRSLHREIAIALWKLVFTQNNPPILDQWLNFLIENPSGIKGISRDTWNMFLNFTQVIGPDLSNYSEDEAWPSLFDTFVEWEMERRKKEEETKCITCSDTEGLGIEEQT, from the exons ATGGGCCAGTGTGTCACTAAGTGCAAGAATCCTTCTTCCACCCTTGGCAGCAAAAATGGAGATAGAGAATCTAGCAGCAAGTCTCATGGCAAAAGAAGTGCAGTTCACAAAGAAGAACATACCTCGGTATGTGCGAAATCCTCTGGCGACATACTTGTCAATGGGACAAAGAAAACAGATACTGCTTTAGATTCTAGTCAGCCTCCAGCTTTCTCTGGGGATGCAAAGAAAGAGCCTGTTTCCGGCACAGAGGAATCTTCAGTTCAAAGGATTGGGGAATTGTTTAGGAGATACAAGGACGAACGAGAAGATGCCATACTAGAAGAAGGCATGGAACGTTTTTGTAATGACCTCTGTGTTGACCCCACTGAATTTAAAGTGCTAGTCTTGGCTTGGAAATTCCAGGCAGCTACCATGTGCAAATTTACAAG GAAGGAGTTCTTTGAGGGCTGCAAAGCAATAAATGCGGACAGCATTGATGGCATTTGTTCTAGGTTCCCCAGCCTCTTAAAGGAAGCCAAACAAGAAGATAAATTCAAGGATCTCTATCGTTTCACCTTTCAGTTTGGCCTGGACTCTGAGGAAGGACAGAGGTCTCTACATCGGGAAATAGCCATTGCCCTTTGGAAGTTAGTCTTCACCCAAAATAACCCCCCTATATTGGACCAGTGGTTAAACTTCCTAATTGAGAACCCCTCAGGAATCAAGGGAATCTCCCGGGACACATGGAACATGTTTCTAAATTTTACTCAGGTGATTGGACCAGACCTTAGCAACTACAGCGAAGATGAGGCCTGGCCTAGTCTCTTTGATACCTTTGTGGAATGGGAAATGGAACgaaggaaaaaagaagaggaaaccaAATGTATTACATGTTCAGACACAGAGGGTCTGGGTATAGAAGAACAGACTTAA